In one Pelotomaculum isophthalicicum JI genomic region, the following are encoded:
- a CDS encoding ImmA/IrrE family metallo-endopeptidase codes for MKEKIELNSEAVMLRKRLGEDAMSPLDIFAILGRLDNFTLIFYPFSERISGMCIKSADDMVMAINSTLSYGRQRYSAAHELYHLFIQDGFVSTVCEQNIEADKPETEKEADAFASYFLAPYDALKSFITDVLKKKPMTLAAEDVVKIEQYFQMSRQATLFRLINDGYISREFAETMKSNVIKSALRLGYDASLYLPLPENKRYMTTGDYIKLAEELKEKDIISDGKYEELLMDAFRPDIVYGLDAAEVERYD; via the coding sequence GTGAAAGAAAAGATTGAATTAAATTCCGAAGCCGTGATGCTCAGAAAACGTCTGGGGGAGGACGCCATGTCTCCCCTTGATATTTTTGCCATTCTGGGAAGATTGGACAATTTCACCTTGATATTTTATCCTTTTTCGGAACGCATCAGCGGCATGTGTATAAAGTCAGCTGACGATATGGTTATGGCTATTAATTCCACTCTTTCTTATGGACGGCAACGCTATTCCGCAGCACATGAGTTATACCATCTATTTATACAGGATGGGTTCGTAAGCACTGTCTGTGAACAAAATATTGAGGCAGACAAGCCAGAGACTGAAAAAGAAGCAGATGCTTTTGCATCATATTTTTTAGCGCCCTATGATGCCCTAAAATCCTTTATAACAGATGTTTTAAAGAAAAAACCTATGACTTTAGCAGCCGAAGATGTGGTAAAGATTGAACAGTATTTTCAAATGAGCAGGCAGGCCACGCTTTTTCGCTTGATTAACGATGGATATATCAGCAGGGAATTTGCTGAGACCATGAAATCCAATGTAATTAAGTCTGCCTTAAGGCTTGGTTATGATGCCTCTCTTTACCTGCCTTTGCCGGAAAATAAGCGGTATATGACAACCGGCGACTACATCAAGCTCGCAGAAGAGCTTAAAGAAAAAGATATTATATCTGATGGCAAATATGAAGAACTTTTGATGGATGCCTTCCGGCCGGATATTGTCTACGGCCTTGACGCAGCAGAGGTAGAAAGATATGACTAA
- a CDS encoding MFS transporter has translation MSTQSKNRFTPAVTVIIIFGIISMMGDVVYETARSANSQYLNLLTISAAQVGLVFGIGEFLGYFLRLVAGVLSDKSGRYWLFMFLGYGMLLIVPLIGFTMNWNILVVLILMERIGKALRSPAKDTILSGVAENQVGVGFAFGLQEALDQIGAFIGPLIFTMVFYFTGKNGIAQYQLGYKALFVPFAILMIFLIYAYRRIKRDNLIPAVVKKEFYSEHLKPIFWIYTAFTFFCTLGFVNFSTVGYHLKANNLMSDGNITLLYSVAMIVDAATALFIGKAYDRLKIRTEMRTGGLLVLMAIPFITLFLPFLTLSHSTILIVIGMIVFGIVMGTHETVMRSAIADITPFNKRGTGYGVFNTSYGLALLGGAALMGLLYDMNKIGFIIAFTCGIELIAIILYFKMNNMVKNSHQVKN, from the coding sequence ATGAGTACTCAATCCAAAAATCGTTTTACCCCGGCTGTTACGGTGATCATCATATTCGGTATTATCAGTATGATGGGGGATGTGGTCTATGAGACTGCAAGAAGCGCCAACAGTCAGTACTTAAATTTACTGACAATCAGCGCTGCTCAGGTCGGTCTGGTCTTTGGTATCGGTGAGTTCCTTGGATATTTTCTAAGACTCGTTGCCGGAGTTTTATCCGATAAGAGCGGCAGATACTGGCTTTTTATGTTCCTAGGCTACGGTATGCTTTTGATTGTACCCCTGATAGGATTTACGATGAACTGGAATATTCTTGTTGTTCTTATTTTGATGGAGCGAATCGGGAAAGCGCTGCGAAGTCCTGCTAAGGATACAATCCTTTCCGGAGTTGCAGAAAATCAAGTCGGGGTTGGGTTTGCCTTCGGCCTTCAGGAAGCTTTGGACCAGATTGGAGCATTTATCGGACCCCTTATTTTTACTATGGTGTTTTATTTTACGGGGAAGAACGGCATTGCACAGTACCAGTTAGGGTATAAAGCGTTATTTGTTCCATTCGCAATTCTGATGATATTTCTGATATATGCCTACAGGAGGATTAAACGCGACAATCTTATACCTGCTGTTGTAAAAAAAGAGTTTTATTCAGAGCACCTTAAGCCGATATTTTGGATCTATACAGCCTTTACGTTTTTCTGTACGTTGGGATTTGTCAATTTCAGCACAGTGGGTTACCACTTGAAAGCGAATAACCTGATGTCAGACGGAAACATAACTCTGCTGTATTCAGTAGCCATGATTGTCGATGCTGCTACAGCGCTGTTTATTGGCAAAGCTTATGATCGATTAAAAATTAGGACGGAAATGAGAACTGGAGGTCTTCTGGTTTTGATGGCAATTCCGTTCATCACGCTGTTTTTGCCATTCCTCACCTTGAGCCATTCAACAATACTCATCGTTATTGGCATGATCGTTTTTGGCATTGTTATGGGTACTCATGAAACTGTAATGCGTTCAGCCATAGCAGATATTACACCTTTTAATAAACGGGGTACCGGCTATGGGGTTTTTAACACCAGTTATGGCTTGGCTTTGCTTGGTGGAGCGGCACTGATGGGATTGCTGTATGATATGAACAAAATAGGATTTATTATTGCTTTCACCTGCGGTATAGAATTGATTGCCATAATTCTCTATTTTAAAATGAACAATATGGTAAAGAATAGCCATCAAGTGAAAAATTGA
- a CDS encoding helix-turn-helix domain-containing protein, with protein MIAINGIGNRLKTLRERSGLNQAQLAAFLNVDQSYISKCEKGERQLSVDALEKACCLFGCTLDELSDGNDDIKHLQFAFRAASISKDDLAAISDINKIALNLKQMRQLLEVAHS; from the coding sequence ATGATCGCTATAAATGGCATAGGGAATAGACTAAAAACTTTGCGGGAAAGAAGCGGTTTAAATCAGGCGCAGTTAGCTGCTTTTTTAAATGTAGATCAAAGTTACATTTCCAAATGTGAAAAAGGAGAGAGGCAGCTAAGCGTTGACGCATTAGAGAAGGCTTGTTGTTTATTCGGCTGTACTCTCGACGAACTATCAGATGGGAATGATGATATAAAGCACTTGCAGTTTGCTTTTAGAGCTGCGTCGATCAGCAAAGACGATCTGGCCGCAATTTCCGATATTAATAAAATTGCTTTGAATTTGAAGCAAATGCGGCAGCTATTAGAGGTGGCACATTCGTGA
- a CDS encoding single-stranded DNA-binding protein — protein MVDVNELLDEAIKETYNLQEDEIFLVRDLFKGYVWNRIPLKDRLLLGTLFLNQINKTGGNIQAIEKTSSNQQRYAKICK, from the coding sequence GTGGTTGATGTTAATGAATTATTGGACGAAGCTATAAAAGAAACTTATAACCTTCAAGAAGACGAGATATTTCTGGTCAGAGATTTATTTAAGGGTTATGTCTGGAATAGAATTCCATTAAAAGACAGGCTACTTCTTGGAACGTTATTTTTAAATCAAATTAATAAAACTGGTGGAAATATTCAGGCGATTGAGAAGACATCTTCGAACCAGCAGAGATATGCGAAAATATGCAAGTAA